The following coding sequences are from one Augochlora pura isolate Apur16 chromosome 6, APUR_v2.2.1, whole genome shotgun sequence window:
- the LOC144470721 gene encoding arylalkylamine N-acetyltransferase 1 isoform X3: MDYHIQIVTKDDKLRILKFLRRFFFRDEPLNHSIQLIPESEDSTCLELEDYCSTSTMENNLSLMAVSTSGTIVGVTLNGKMEPSTEDEPEYIVTCKNPKFKKILRLLNYVDRNVNRDEQLRSLNTLEIRIISVDTNWRGKGIAKALLEKTMEIGKEKGFHIIRADCSSFYSGKLCARLGFEQIYELPYAEYVDEEGKPVFSPALPHAGVVTYIKKL, encoded by the exons ATGGATTACCACATCCAGATTGTCACGAAGGATGACAAACTCAGGATACTGAAGTTCCTCAGACGGTTCTTCTTCAGGGACGAACCGCTTAATCACTCGATCCAGCTGATACCGGAAAGCGAGGACAGCACCTGCCTCGAGTTGGAGGACTATTGCAGCACCTCCACCATGGAAAACAACCTGAGCCTCATGGCGGTCTCGACTAGCGGAACCATAGTCGGCGTTACGCTAAACG GAAAAATGGAGCCGTCAACCGAGGATGAGCCAGAATATATAGTCACCTGTAAAAATCCAAAGTTCAAGAAGATCCTTAGGCTACTGAACTACGTGGACAGGAACGTGAACCGGGATGAACAGTTGCGGTCGTTGAACACCCTCGAGATCAGGATAATCTCTGTAGACACCAACTGGAGGGGTAAAGGAATCGCCAAAGCCCTTCTGGAAAAGACAAT GGAAATCGGAAAGGAGAAAGGATTTCACATTATTCGCGCTGATTGTTCGTCCTTCTATTCGGGGAAACTGTGCGCAAGACTCGGTTTCGAACAAATCTACGAGCTACCTTATGCGGAATACGTCGACGAAGAGGGCAAACCGGTATTTTCACCGGCACTTCCACACGCCGGGGTTGTTAcatatattaagaaattgtgA
- the LOC144470722 gene encoding uncharacterized protein LOC144470722 → MAQIFRIYKYEVPVLIRHYGNYNHPQRSKCNYYDTLNISQDATQKEIKDAFIKMSKKMHPDSGSDGSHADFVKINEAYSTLSKMNKKRDYDMSLKYNYTYTENPYSYGRSRGRPYKTYEHWGFVDPKKYRQRKSADIRQIVLGCIALLMIGTFFQLIVIYKFMHINKHIIAERQARYQAEYDSIKEEAKHRTWEEQINNLNDMHENFQFKLRSK, encoded by the exons atggccCAAATTTTTCGTATTTACAAATACGAGGTACCTGTATTAATTCGTCATTATGGGAATTATAATCATCCACAGAG GTCTAAATGCAACTATTACGACACATTGAACATTTCTCAAGACGCGACACAAAAGGAAATCAAAgatgcatttataaaaatgtcaaagaaA atgcATCCTGACAGCGGTAGCGATGGAAGTCACGCagattttgtgaaaattaacgAAGCTTATTCAACATTGAGTAAAATGAACAAGAAAAGAGATTATGATATGAGcttaaagtataattatacttacaCAGAGAATCCTTATTCTTATGGTCGAAGTCGAGGAAG ACCATATAAGACCTATGAGCACTGGGGATTCGTAGATCCCAAAAAATACAGACAACGCAAATCTGCTGATATAAGACAAATAGTTTTGGGATGTATAGCTTTGTTAATGATTGGAACATTCTTTcaattaatagttatttataaatttatgcatataaataaGCATATAATAGCAGAAAGACAAGCAAGGTATCAAGCAGAATATGACAGTATTAAAGAAGAAGCTAAACATAGAACATGGGAagagcaaataaataatcttaatGACATGCATGAGAATTTCCAATTCAAATTGAGGAGCAAGTAA
- the LOC144470721 gene encoding arylalkylamine N-acetyltransferase 1 isoform X2, which translates to MDALRTPEFGNSARIAIAKAGSNFTNNVQKITKYTLADSVEPRTIGMDYHIQIVTKDDKLRILKFLRRFFFRDEPLNHSIQLIPESEDSTCLELEDYCSTSTMENNLSLMAVSTSGTIVGVTLNGKMEPSTEDEPEYIVTCKNPKFKKILRLLNYVDRNVNRDEQLRSLNTLEIRIISVDTNWRGKGIAKALLEKTMEIGKEKGFHIIRADCSSFYSGKLCARLGFEQIYELPYAEYVDEEGKPVFSPALPHAGVVTYIKKL; encoded by the exons ATGGACGCCCTGCGGACCCCCGAGTTCGGAAATTCGGCTCGCATTGCCATTGCCAAGGCTGGATCGAACTTCACGAACAATGTTCAGAAAATCACCAAATACACG CTGGCGGATTCAGTGGAGCCGAGGACCATCGGAATGGATTACCACATCCAGATTGTCACGAAGGATGACAAACTCAGGATACTGAAGTTCCTCAGACGGTTCTTCTTCAGGGACGAACCGCTTAATCACTCGATCCAGCTGATACCGGAAAGCGAGGACAGCACCTGCCTCGAGTTGGAGGACTATTGCAGCACCTCCACCATGGAAAACAACCTGAGCCTCATGGCGGTCTCGACTAGCGGAACCATAGTCGGCGTTACGCTAAACG GAAAAATGGAGCCGTCAACCGAGGATGAGCCAGAATATATAGTCACCTGTAAAAATCCAAAGTTCAAGAAGATCCTTAGGCTACTGAACTACGTGGACAGGAACGTGAACCGGGATGAACAGTTGCGGTCGTTGAACACCCTCGAGATCAGGATAATCTCTGTAGACACCAACTGGAGGGGTAAAGGAATCGCCAAAGCCCTTCTGGAAAAGACAAT GGAAATCGGAAAGGAGAAAGGATTTCACATTATTCGCGCTGATTGTTCGTCCTTCTATTCGGGGAAACTGTGCGCAAGACTCGGTTTCGAACAAATCTACGAGCTACCTTATGCGGAATACGTCGACGAAGAGGGCAAACCGGTATTTTCACCGGCACTTCCACACGCCGGGGTTGTTAcatatattaagaaattgtgA
- the LOC144470721 gene encoding arylalkylamine N-acetyltransferase 1 isoform X1 codes for MQFELHGTLLSEVSMCSEHTLAQQAVFERSETLSISFGLLPELADSVEPRTIGMDYHIQIVTKDDKLRILKFLRRFFFRDEPLNHSIQLIPESEDSTCLELEDYCSTSTMENNLSLMAVSTSGTIVGVTLNGKMEPSTEDEPEYIVTCKNPKFKKILRLLNYVDRNVNRDEQLRSLNTLEIRIISVDTNWRGKGIAKALLEKTMEIGKEKGFHIIRADCSSFYSGKLCARLGFEQIYELPYAEYVDEEGKPVFSPALPHAGVVTYIKKL; via the exons ATGCAGTTCGAGTTACACGGTACTCTGCTTTCGGAGGTGTCCATGTGTTCCGAGCACACTCTAGCGCAGCAAGCTGTTTTCGAGAGATCCGAAACATTGTCGATTTCCTTCGGATTGCTCCCGGAG CTGGCGGATTCAGTGGAGCCGAGGACCATCGGAATGGATTACCACATCCAGATTGTCACGAAGGATGACAAACTCAGGATACTGAAGTTCCTCAGACGGTTCTTCTTCAGGGACGAACCGCTTAATCACTCGATCCAGCTGATACCGGAAAGCGAGGACAGCACCTGCCTCGAGTTGGAGGACTATTGCAGCACCTCCACCATGGAAAACAACCTGAGCCTCATGGCGGTCTCGACTAGCGGAACCATAGTCGGCGTTACGCTAAACG GAAAAATGGAGCCGTCAACCGAGGATGAGCCAGAATATATAGTCACCTGTAAAAATCCAAAGTTCAAGAAGATCCTTAGGCTACTGAACTACGTGGACAGGAACGTGAACCGGGATGAACAGTTGCGGTCGTTGAACACCCTCGAGATCAGGATAATCTCTGTAGACACCAACTGGAGGGGTAAAGGAATCGCCAAAGCCCTTCTGGAAAAGACAAT GGAAATCGGAAAGGAGAAAGGATTTCACATTATTCGCGCTGATTGTTCGTCCTTCTATTCGGGGAAACTGTGCGCAAGACTCGGTTTCGAACAAATCTACGAGCTACCTTATGCGGAATACGTCGACGAAGAGGGCAAACCGGTATTTTCACCGGCACTTCCACACGCCGGGGTTGTTAcatatattaagaaattgtgA
- the Fuct6 gene encoding alpha-(1,6)-fucosyltransferase 8 produces MATFWSGRPGWLGKVGIALLATWLLVLIVSVSHIFKTNSLSINNESPTNKENAQRLAQMMNDFEILKRQNEALKNIVLGERSKPVQGDHLGSIHEKLDKVSVYEDLVNDQDNSKHGIPLLEYEELRRRIRNNVQETWYYVSAELNKLRKTIDKPTYELKEKKLQDIIDNVWDHKKSLIVDIDKLTKADGYNEWREKEAKDLSDLVQRRFKALQNPGDCNKARKLVCSLNKGCGFGCQIHHVTYCFLVAYGTERTLIIKSKGWRYHKDGWESVFKPLSDTCMSTNGASHANWPGDSSKQVISLPIVDNVYPKPKFQPPSVPADLAPRLEKLHGHPLVWWVGQVLKYLMRPQEHVQKTLEVAKERLGFKKPIVGVHVRRTDKVGTEAAYHDIDEYMVKVEQYYNELEIKPEVKRVFLASDDPKVITTARSRYPNYEIVGDQKVAETASVARRYSDSSLQGIIIDIHLLSESDYLVCTFSSQVCRVAYELMQTYYPDAYNRFTSLDDIYYYGGQNPHPHRAILDHKPKKSGEIELKQGDLIEVFGNHWDGYSKGYNTRTSMNGLFPSFKVKNPVDAMDFPKYPNVPLHENKNE; encoded by the exons atggcaacattTTGGTCAGGCCGACCTGGCTGGTTAGGAAAAGTAGGAATAGCATTATTAGCTACATGGCTTTTGGTATTAATCGTATCAGTATCTCATATCTTTAAAACAAATAgtttatcaattaataatgaGAGTCCTACAAACAAAGAAAATGCTCAACGTTTAGCTCAAATGATGAATGACTTCGAAATTCTTAAAAGACAAAATgaagcattaaaaaatatagttttagg AGAAAGGTCCAAACCTGTTCAAGGAGACCATCTAGGTTCGAtacatgaaaaattagataaagTTTCTGTTTATGAGGATTTAGTGAACGATCAAGATAATTCTAAACATGGTATCCCTCTGTTAGAATATGAAGAATTGAGAAGAAGGATAAGAAACAATGTACAAGAAACAtg GTATTATGTTAGTGCAGAATTAAATAAGCTTAGGAAAACAATTGATAAACCAACTTATGaactaaaagaaaagaaactacaagatataatagataatgTTTGGGATCATAAAAAGTCTCTTATAGTAGACATtgataaattaacaaaagcAGATGGCTACAACGAATGGCGTGAGAAAGAAGCGAAAGATCTGTCTGACCTTGTACAGAGACGGTTCAAGGCCTTACAAAATCCTGGTGATTGTAACAAAGCGAGAAAATTGGTGTGCAGTTTAAACAAAGGCTGTGGATTTGGATGTCAG ATACATCATGTTACATACTGTTTCTTGGTGGCTTATGGCACGGAACGAACACTAATAATCAAATCTAAAGGATGGCGGTATCATAAGGATGGCTGGGAATCTGTTTTTAAGCCACTCAGTGATACTTGCATGTCTACAAATGGAGCGTCCCATGCTAATTGGCCTGGGGACTCATCTAAGCAAGTGATCTCATTGCCAATCGTGGATAATGTTTATCCAAAGCCAAAGTTCCAACCACCGAGCGTACCTGCAGACTTAGCTCCAAGATTGGAGAAACTTCATGGACACCCATTAGTATGGTGGGTAGGTCAagttctgaaatatttaatgcgACCTCAAGAACATGTGCAGAAAACATTAGAGGTCGCAAAAGAAAGACTCGGTTTTAAGAAACCTATTGTTGGTGTTCATGTGAGAAGAACGGATAAAGTTGGAACTGAAGCTGCTTATCATGACATAGACGAGTACATGGTCAAAGTTGAACAATACTATAATGAACTCGAGATAAAACCAGAAGTGAAGAGGGTCTTTTTAGCTAGCGACGATCCAAAAGTAATCACAACAGCAAGAAGTCGTTATCCAAACTATGAAATAGTTGGGGATCAGAAAGTTGCTGAAACGGCGTCAGTCGCGAGACGATATTCGGATTCTTCCCTGCAAGGAATAATTATAGACATACATCTTTTATCAGAATCCGATTATTTAGTATGCACATTTAGCTCTCAAGTGTGTCGTGTGGCATATGAGTTGATGCAAACGTATTATCCTGATGCCTACAATCGATTTACTTCACTAGACGATATTTACTACTATGGCGGTCAAAATCCGCATCCCCATCGTGCTATTTTAGATCACAAACCAAAAAAAAGTGGGGAAATCGAACTGAAGCAAGGAGACTTAATCGAAGTATTTGGAAACCATTGGGACGGTTACTCTAAGGGATATAATACTCGAACTAGCATGAATGGTTTATTTCCTAGTTTTAAAGTAAAGAATCCCGTGGACGCTATGGATTTTCCGAAATATCCGAATGTCCCGTTACATGAAAATAAGAATGAGTAG